One stretch of Anolis carolinensis isolate JA03-04 chromosome 3, rAnoCar3.1.pri, whole genome shotgun sequence DNA includes these proteins:
- the septin10 gene encoding septin-10 isoform X7, with translation MASSDVARPLRFQTDTGMRAPSHPSVDNQDAKRQSCRSLPLAGHVGFDSLPDQLVNKSIHQGFCFNILCIGETGIGKSTLMDSLFNTNFDDCMSTHFQPNVRLKAETYELQESNVRLKLTVVNTVGFGDQINKDDSYQPIVDYIDAQFEAYLQEELKIKRALYNYHDTRIHVCLYFISPTGHSLKTLDLLTMKILDSKVNIIPIIAKADTVSKSELQRFKSKIMSELVSNGVQIYQFPTDDETVAKVNATMNGYLPFAVVGSVEEIKIGNKTVKARQYPWGIVQVENEHHCDFVKLREMLICTNMEDLREQTHMSHYELYRRCKLEQMGFRDTGPENKPVRMPDSKKTSRRESLQETYEAKRHEFLGELQQKEEEMRQMFVQRVKEKEALLKEAERELQVKFEHLKRLHQEERIRVEEKRKLLEDEIMAFNKRKAASDILQGRPLPATPTVGLKKDKDRKNSGFM, from the exons CAGAGTTGCCGATCCTTACCTTTGGCTGGTCATGTTGGTTTTGATAGTTTACCAGATCAGTTGGTGAACAAATCTATCCATCAGGGATTTTGCTTCAATATTCTCTGTATTG GTGAGACTGGAATTGGAAAATCAACTTTGATGGATAGCTTGTTTAATACCAATTTTGATGACTGTATGTCAACACATTTTCAGCCTAATGTAAGACTTAAAGCTGAGACTTATGAACTACAGGAAAGCAATGTTCGGTTGAAGTTGACAGTTGTAAATACTGTTGGATTTGGTGACCAGATAAACAAAGATGATAG CTATCAACCAATAGTGGATTACATAGATGCACAATTTGAGGCCTATCTCCAAGAAGAGCTGAAGATTAAACGTGCTTTATATAATTACCATGACACTCGCATCCATGTGTGCCTGTACTTTATATCACCCACGGGGCATTCTCTTAAAACTCTTGATTTATTAACCATGAAAATATTGGATAGCAAG GTGAATATTATTCCAATTATTGCCAAAGCAGATACAGTTTCTAAATCTGAACTACAGAGATTTAAGAGTAAAATTATGAGTGAACTGGTCAGTAACGGAGTCCAAATAtaccagtttccaacagacgatGAGACTGTTGCTAAAGTTAATGCCACCATGAAT GGATACTTGCCTTTTGCTGTAGTGGGGAGTGTGGAAGAGATAAAGATTGGAAACAAAACTGTAAAAGCTCGGCAGTATCCTTGGGGCATTGTACAAG TGGAGAATGAGCACCACTGTGATTTTGTGAAGCTCCGGGAAATGCTGATTTGTACAAACATGGAAGATCTGAGAGAGCAGACTCACATGAGCCACTATGAACTGTACCGGCGCTGCAAATTGGAACAGATGGGTTTCCGAGACACTGGTCCAGAAAACAAACCTGTAAG GATGCCAGATAGCAAAAAGACGTCTCGTAGAGAAAG TTTACAAGAGACATATGAAGCTAAGCGGCATGAATTCCTTGGTGAATTACAGCAGAAAGAAGAAGAGATGAGGCAAATGTTTGTTCAGAGAGTGAAGGAGAAAGAAGCACTGCTAAAAGAAGCTGAGCGAGAG CTACAAGTGAAATTTGAACACTTGAAACGGCTTCATCAAGAAGAGCGGATAAGGGTGGAGGAGAAAAGAAAGCTCTTGGAAGATGAAATTATGGCATTCAATAAAAGAAAGGCTGCTTCAGACATACTCCAAGGGAGGCCTCTTCCTGCTACCCCCACTGTTGGcttaaaaaaagataaagataGGAAAAA ctcTGGCTTTATGTGA
- the septin10 gene encoding septin-10 isoform X10 → MRAPSHPSVDNQDAKRQSCRSLPLAGHVGFDSLPDQLVNKSIHQGFCFNILCIGETGIGKSTLMDSLFNTNFDDCMSTHFQPNVRLKAETYELQESNVRLKLTVVNTVGFGDQINKDDSYQPIVDYIDAQFEAYLQEELKIKRALYNYHDTRIHVCLYFISPTGHSLKTLDLLTMKILDSKVNIIPIIAKADTVSKSELQRFKSKIMSELVSNGVQIYQFPTDDETVAKVNATMNGYLPFAVVGSVEEIKIGNKTVKARQYPWGIVQVENEHHCDFVKLREMLICTNMEDLREQTHMSHYELYRRCKLEQMGFRDTGPENKPVRMPDSKKTSRRESLQETYEAKRHEFLGELQQKEEEMRQMFVQRVKEKEALLKEAERELQVKFEHLKRLHQEERIRVEEKRKLLEDEIMAFNKRKAASDILQGRPLPATPTVGLKKDKDRKKDPGFRLELLCFDVRDQEVMNMQEEREKLERDRIHPREYHQ, encoded by the exons CAGAGTTGCCGATCCTTACCTTTGGCTGGTCATGTTGGTTTTGATAGTTTACCAGATCAGTTGGTGAACAAATCTATCCATCAGGGATTTTGCTTCAATATTCTCTGTATTG GTGAGACTGGAATTGGAAAATCAACTTTGATGGATAGCTTGTTTAATACCAATTTTGATGACTGTATGTCAACACATTTTCAGCCTAATGTAAGACTTAAAGCTGAGACTTATGAACTACAGGAAAGCAATGTTCGGTTGAAGTTGACAGTTGTAAATACTGTTGGATTTGGTGACCAGATAAACAAAGATGATAG CTATCAACCAATAGTGGATTACATAGATGCACAATTTGAGGCCTATCTCCAAGAAGAGCTGAAGATTAAACGTGCTTTATATAATTACCATGACACTCGCATCCATGTGTGCCTGTACTTTATATCACCCACGGGGCATTCTCTTAAAACTCTTGATTTATTAACCATGAAAATATTGGATAGCAAG GTGAATATTATTCCAATTATTGCCAAAGCAGATACAGTTTCTAAATCTGAACTACAGAGATTTAAGAGTAAAATTATGAGTGAACTGGTCAGTAACGGAGTCCAAATAtaccagtttccaacagacgatGAGACTGTTGCTAAAGTTAATGCCACCATGAAT GGATACTTGCCTTTTGCTGTAGTGGGGAGTGTGGAAGAGATAAAGATTGGAAACAAAACTGTAAAAGCTCGGCAGTATCCTTGGGGCATTGTACAAG TGGAGAATGAGCACCACTGTGATTTTGTGAAGCTCCGGGAAATGCTGATTTGTACAAACATGGAAGATCTGAGAGAGCAGACTCACATGAGCCACTATGAACTGTACCGGCGCTGCAAATTGGAACAGATGGGTTTCCGAGACACTGGTCCAGAAAACAAACCTGTAAG GATGCCAGATAGCAAAAAGACGTCTCGTAGAGAAAG TTTACAAGAGACATATGAAGCTAAGCGGCATGAATTCCTTGGTGAATTACAGCAGAAAGAAGAAGAGATGAGGCAAATGTTTGTTCAGAGAGTGAAGGAGAAAGAAGCACTGCTAAAAGAAGCTGAGCGAGAG CTACAAGTGAAATTTGAACACTTGAAACGGCTTCATCAAGAAGAGCGGATAAGGGTGGAGGAGAAAAGAAAGCTCTTGGAAGATGAAATTATGGCATTCAATAAAAGAAAGGCTGCTTCAGACATACTCCAAGGGAGGCCTCTTCCTGCTACCCCCACTGTTGGcttaaaaaaagataaagataGGAAAAA GGATCCAGGTTTTCGTCTTGAGCTCCTCTGTTTTGATGTCAGAGATCAGGAAGTTATGAATatgcaggaagagagagagaagttaGAAAGGGACAGAATCCATCCCAGGGAATACCATCAATAG
- the septin10 gene encoding septin-10 isoform X3: protein MASSDVARPLRFQTDTGMRAPSHPSVDNQDAKRQSCRSLPLAGHVGFDSLPDQLVNKSIHQGFCFNILCIGETGIGKSTLMDSLFNTNFDDCMSTHFQPNVRLKAETYELQESNVRLKLTVVNTVGFGDQINKDDSYQPIVDYIDAQFEAYLQEELKIKRALYNYHDTRIHVCLYFISPTGHSLKTLDLLTMKILDSKVNIIPIIAKADTVSKSELQRFKSKIMSELVSNGVQIYQFPTDDETVAKVNATMNGYLPFAVVGSVEEIKIGNKTVKARQYPWGIVQVENEHHCDFVKLREMLICTNMEDLREQTHMSHYELYRRCKLEQMGFRDTGPENKPVSLQETYEAKRHEFLGELQQKEEEMRQMFVQRVKEKEALLKEAERELQVKFEHLKRLHQEERIRVEEKRKLLEDEIMAFNKRKAASDILQGRPLPATPTVGLKKDKDRKKDPGFRLELLCFDVRDQEVMNMQEEREKLERDRIHPREYHQ, encoded by the exons CAGAGTTGCCGATCCTTACCTTTGGCTGGTCATGTTGGTTTTGATAGTTTACCAGATCAGTTGGTGAACAAATCTATCCATCAGGGATTTTGCTTCAATATTCTCTGTATTG GTGAGACTGGAATTGGAAAATCAACTTTGATGGATAGCTTGTTTAATACCAATTTTGATGACTGTATGTCAACACATTTTCAGCCTAATGTAAGACTTAAAGCTGAGACTTATGAACTACAGGAAAGCAATGTTCGGTTGAAGTTGACAGTTGTAAATACTGTTGGATTTGGTGACCAGATAAACAAAGATGATAG CTATCAACCAATAGTGGATTACATAGATGCACAATTTGAGGCCTATCTCCAAGAAGAGCTGAAGATTAAACGTGCTTTATATAATTACCATGACACTCGCATCCATGTGTGCCTGTACTTTATATCACCCACGGGGCATTCTCTTAAAACTCTTGATTTATTAACCATGAAAATATTGGATAGCAAG GTGAATATTATTCCAATTATTGCCAAAGCAGATACAGTTTCTAAATCTGAACTACAGAGATTTAAGAGTAAAATTATGAGTGAACTGGTCAGTAACGGAGTCCAAATAtaccagtttccaacagacgatGAGACTGTTGCTAAAGTTAATGCCACCATGAAT GGATACTTGCCTTTTGCTGTAGTGGGGAGTGTGGAAGAGATAAAGATTGGAAACAAAACTGTAAAAGCTCGGCAGTATCCTTGGGGCATTGTACAAG TGGAGAATGAGCACCACTGTGATTTTGTGAAGCTCCGGGAAATGCTGATTTGTACAAACATGGAAGATCTGAGAGAGCAGACTCACATGAGCCACTATGAACTGTACCGGCGCTGCAAATTGGAACAGATGGGTTTCCGAGACACTGGTCCAGAAAACAAACCTGTAAG TTTACAAGAGACATATGAAGCTAAGCGGCATGAATTCCTTGGTGAATTACAGCAGAAAGAAGAAGAGATGAGGCAAATGTTTGTTCAGAGAGTGAAGGAGAAAGAAGCACTGCTAAAAGAAGCTGAGCGAGAG CTACAAGTGAAATTTGAACACTTGAAACGGCTTCATCAAGAAGAGCGGATAAGGGTGGAGGAGAAAAGAAAGCTCTTGGAAGATGAAATTATGGCATTCAATAAAAGAAAGGCTGCTTCAGACATACTCCAAGGGAGGCCTCTTCCTGCTACCCCCACTGTTGGcttaaaaaaagataaagataGGAAAAA GGATCCAGGTTTTCGTCTTGAGCTCCTCTGTTTTGATGTCAGAGATCAGGAAGTTATGAATatgcaggaagagagagagaagttaGAAAGGGACAGAATCCATCCCAGGGAATACCATCAATAG
- the septin10 gene encoding septin-10 isoform X1, with protein sequence MASSDVARPLRFQTDTGMRAPSHPSVDNQDAKRQSCRSLPLAGHVGFDSLPDQLVNKSIHQGFCFNILCIGETGIGKSTLMDSLFNTNFDDCMSTHFQPNVRLKAETYELQESNVRLKLTVVNTVGFGDQINKDDSYQPIVDYIDAQFEAYLQEELKIKRALYNYHDTRIHVCLYFISPTGHSLKTLDLLTMKILDSKVNIIPIIAKADTVSKSELQRFKSKIMSELVSNGVQIYQFPTDDETVAKVNATMNGYLPFAVVGSVEEIKIGNKTVKARQYPWGIVQVENEHHCDFVKLREMLICTNMEDLREQTHMSHYELYRRCKLEQMGFRDTGPENKPVRMPDSKKTSRRESLQETYEAKRHEFLGELQQKEEEMRQMFVQRVKEKEALLKEAERELQVKFEHLKRLHQEERIRVEEKRKLLEDEIMAFNKRKAASDILQGRPLPATPTVGLKKDKDRKKDPGFRLELLCFDVRDQEVMNMQEEREKLERDRIHPREYHQ encoded by the exons CAGAGTTGCCGATCCTTACCTTTGGCTGGTCATGTTGGTTTTGATAGTTTACCAGATCAGTTGGTGAACAAATCTATCCATCAGGGATTTTGCTTCAATATTCTCTGTATTG GTGAGACTGGAATTGGAAAATCAACTTTGATGGATAGCTTGTTTAATACCAATTTTGATGACTGTATGTCAACACATTTTCAGCCTAATGTAAGACTTAAAGCTGAGACTTATGAACTACAGGAAAGCAATGTTCGGTTGAAGTTGACAGTTGTAAATACTGTTGGATTTGGTGACCAGATAAACAAAGATGATAG CTATCAACCAATAGTGGATTACATAGATGCACAATTTGAGGCCTATCTCCAAGAAGAGCTGAAGATTAAACGTGCTTTATATAATTACCATGACACTCGCATCCATGTGTGCCTGTACTTTATATCACCCACGGGGCATTCTCTTAAAACTCTTGATTTATTAACCATGAAAATATTGGATAGCAAG GTGAATATTATTCCAATTATTGCCAAAGCAGATACAGTTTCTAAATCTGAACTACAGAGATTTAAGAGTAAAATTATGAGTGAACTGGTCAGTAACGGAGTCCAAATAtaccagtttccaacagacgatGAGACTGTTGCTAAAGTTAATGCCACCATGAAT GGATACTTGCCTTTTGCTGTAGTGGGGAGTGTGGAAGAGATAAAGATTGGAAACAAAACTGTAAAAGCTCGGCAGTATCCTTGGGGCATTGTACAAG TGGAGAATGAGCACCACTGTGATTTTGTGAAGCTCCGGGAAATGCTGATTTGTACAAACATGGAAGATCTGAGAGAGCAGACTCACATGAGCCACTATGAACTGTACCGGCGCTGCAAATTGGAACAGATGGGTTTCCGAGACACTGGTCCAGAAAACAAACCTGTAAG GATGCCAGATAGCAAAAAGACGTCTCGTAGAGAAAG TTTACAAGAGACATATGAAGCTAAGCGGCATGAATTCCTTGGTGAATTACAGCAGAAAGAAGAAGAGATGAGGCAAATGTTTGTTCAGAGAGTGAAGGAGAAAGAAGCACTGCTAAAAGAAGCTGAGCGAGAG CTACAAGTGAAATTTGAACACTTGAAACGGCTTCATCAAGAAGAGCGGATAAGGGTGGAGGAGAAAAGAAAGCTCTTGGAAGATGAAATTATGGCATTCAATAAAAGAAAGGCTGCTTCAGACATACTCCAAGGGAGGCCTCTTCCTGCTACCCCCACTGTTGGcttaaaaaaagataaagataGGAAAAA GGATCCAGGTTTTCGTCTTGAGCTCCTCTGTTTTGATGTCAGAGATCAGGAAGTTATGAATatgcaggaagagagagagaagttaGAAAGGGACAGAATCCATCCCAGGGAATACCATCAATAG
- the septin10 gene encoding septin-10 isoform X4, producing MASSDVARPLQSCRSLPLAGHVGFDSLPDQLVNKSIHQGFCFNILCIGETGIGKSTLMDSLFNTNFDDCMSTHFQPNVRLKAETYELQESNVRLKLTVVNTVGFGDQINKDDSYQPIVDYIDAQFEAYLQEELKIKRALYNYHDTRIHVCLYFISPTGHSLKTLDLLTMKILDSKVNIIPIIAKADTVSKSELQRFKSKIMSELVSNGVQIYQFPTDDETVAKVNATMNGYLPFAVVGSVEEIKIGNKTVKARQYPWGIVQVENEHHCDFVKLREMLICTNMEDLREQTHMSHYELYRRCKLEQMGFRDTGPENKPVRMPDSKKTSRRESLQETYEAKRHEFLGELQQKEEEMRQMFVQRVKEKEALLKEAERELQVKFEHLKRLHQEERIRVEEKRKLLEDEIMAFNKRKAASDILQGRPLPATPTVGLKKDKDRKKDPGFRLELLCFDVRDQEVMNMQEEREKLERDRIHPREYHQ from the exons CAGAGTTGCCGATCCTTACCTTTGGCTGGTCATGTTGGTTTTGATAGTTTACCAGATCAGTTGGTGAACAAATCTATCCATCAGGGATTTTGCTTCAATATTCTCTGTATTG GTGAGACTGGAATTGGAAAATCAACTTTGATGGATAGCTTGTTTAATACCAATTTTGATGACTGTATGTCAACACATTTTCAGCCTAATGTAAGACTTAAAGCTGAGACTTATGAACTACAGGAAAGCAATGTTCGGTTGAAGTTGACAGTTGTAAATACTGTTGGATTTGGTGACCAGATAAACAAAGATGATAG CTATCAACCAATAGTGGATTACATAGATGCACAATTTGAGGCCTATCTCCAAGAAGAGCTGAAGATTAAACGTGCTTTATATAATTACCATGACACTCGCATCCATGTGTGCCTGTACTTTATATCACCCACGGGGCATTCTCTTAAAACTCTTGATTTATTAACCATGAAAATATTGGATAGCAAG GTGAATATTATTCCAATTATTGCCAAAGCAGATACAGTTTCTAAATCTGAACTACAGAGATTTAAGAGTAAAATTATGAGTGAACTGGTCAGTAACGGAGTCCAAATAtaccagtttccaacagacgatGAGACTGTTGCTAAAGTTAATGCCACCATGAAT GGATACTTGCCTTTTGCTGTAGTGGGGAGTGTGGAAGAGATAAAGATTGGAAACAAAACTGTAAAAGCTCGGCAGTATCCTTGGGGCATTGTACAAG TGGAGAATGAGCACCACTGTGATTTTGTGAAGCTCCGGGAAATGCTGATTTGTACAAACATGGAAGATCTGAGAGAGCAGACTCACATGAGCCACTATGAACTGTACCGGCGCTGCAAATTGGAACAGATGGGTTTCCGAGACACTGGTCCAGAAAACAAACCTGTAAG GATGCCAGATAGCAAAAAGACGTCTCGTAGAGAAAG TTTACAAGAGACATATGAAGCTAAGCGGCATGAATTCCTTGGTGAATTACAGCAGAAAGAAGAAGAGATGAGGCAAATGTTTGTTCAGAGAGTGAAGGAGAAAGAAGCACTGCTAAAAGAAGCTGAGCGAGAG CTACAAGTGAAATTTGAACACTTGAAACGGCTTCATCAAGAAGAGCGGATAAGGGTGGAGGAGAAAAGAAAGCTCTTGGAAGATGAAATTATGGCATTCAATAAAAGAAAGGCTGCTTCAGACATACTCCAAGGGAGGCCTCTTCCTGCTACCCCCACTGTTGGcttaaaaaaagataaagataGGAAAAA GGATCCAGGTTTTCGTCTTGAGCTCCTCTGTTTTGATGTCAGAGATCAGGAAGTTATGAATatgcaggaagagagagagaagttaGAAAGGGACAGAATCCATCCCAGGGAATACCATCAATAG
- the septin10 gene encoding septin-10 isoform X2, with translation MASSDVARPLRFQTDTGMRAPSHPSVDNQDAKRSCRSLPLAGHVGFDSLPDQLVNKSIHQGFCFNILCIGETGIGKSTLMDSLFNTNFDDCMSTHFQPNVRLKAETYELQESNVRLKLTVVNTVGFGDQINKDDSYQPIVDYIDAQFEAYLQEELKIKRALYNYHDTRIHVCLYFISPTGHSLKTLDLLTMKILDSKVNIIPIIAKADTVSKSELQRFKSKIMSELVSNGVQIYQFPTDDETVAKVNATMNGYLPFAVVGSVEEIKIGNKTVKARQYPWGIVQVENEHHCDFVKLREMLICTNMEDLREQTHMSHYELYRRCKLEQMGFRDTGPENKPVRMPDSKKTSRRESLQETYEAKRHEFLGELQQKEEEMRQMFVQRVKEKEALLKEAERELQVKFEHLKRLHQEERIRVEEKRKLLEDEIMAFNKRKAASDILQGRPLPATPTVGLKKDKDRKKDPGFRLELLCFDVRDQEVMNMQEEREKLERDRIHPREYHQ, from the exons AGTTGCCGATCCTTACCTTTGGCTGGTCATGTTGGTTTTGATAGTTTACCAGATCAGTTGGTGAACAAATCTATCCATCAGGGATTTTGCTTCAATATTCTCTGTATTG GTGAGACTGGAATTGGAAAATCAACTTTGATGGATAGCTTGTTTAATACCAATTTTGATGACTGTATGTCAACACATTTTCAGCCTAATGTAAGACTTAAAGCTGAGACTTATGAACTACAGGAAAGCAATGTTCGGTTGAAGTTGACAGTTGTAAATACTGTTGGATTTGGTGACCAGATAAACAAAGATGATAG CTATCAACCAATAGTGGATTACATAGATGCACAATTTGAGGCCTATCTCCAAGAAGAGCTGAAGATTAAACGTGCTTTATATAATTACCATGACACTCGCATCCATGTGTGCCTGTACTTTATATCACCCACGGGGCATTCTCTTAAAACTCTTGATTTATTAACCATGAAAATATTGGATAGCAAG GTGAATATTATTCCAATTATTGCCAAAGCAGATACAGTTTCTAAATCTGAACTACAGAGATTTAAGAGTAAAATTATGAGTGAACTGGTCAGTAACGGAGTCCAAATAtaccagtttccaacagacgatGAGACTGTTGCTAAAGTTAATGCCACCATGAAT GGATACTTGCCTTTTGCTGTAGTGGGGAGTGTGGAAGAGATAAAGATTGGAAACAAAACTGTAAAAGCTCGGCAGTATCCTTGGGGCATTGTACAAG TGGAGAATGAGCACCACTGTGATTTTGTGAAGCTCCGGGAAATGCTGATTTGTACAAACATGGAAGATCTGAGAGAGCAGACTCACATGAGCCACTATGAACTGTACCGGCGCTGCAAATTGGAACAGATGGGTTTCCGAGACACTGGTCCAGAAAACAAACCTGTAAG GATGCCAGATAGCAAAAAGACGTCTCGTAGAGAAAG TTTACAAGAGACATATGAAGCTAAGCGGCATGAATTCCTTGGTGAATTACAGCAGAAAGAAGAAGAGATGAGGCAAATGTTTGTTCAGAGAGTGAAGGAGAAAGAAGCACTGCTAAAAGAAGCTGAGCGAGAG CTACAAGTGAAATTTGAACACTTGAAACGGCTTCATCAAGAAGAGCGGATAAGGGTGGAGGAGAAAAGAAAGCTCTTGGAAGATGAAATTATGGCATTCAATAAAAGAAAGGCTGCTTCAGACATACTCCAAGGGAGGCCTCTTCCTGCTACCCCCACTGTTGGcttaaaaaaagataaagataGGAAAAA GGATCCAGGTTTTCGTCTTGAGCTCCTCTGTTTTGATGTCAGAGATCAGGAAGTTATGAATatgcaggaagagagagagaagttaGAAAGGGACAGAATCCATCCCAGGGAATACCATCAATAG
- the septin10 gene encoding septin-10 isoform X11 gives MRAPSHPSVDNQDAKRSCRSLPLAGHVGFDSLPDQLVNKSIHQGFCFNILCIGETGIGKSTLMDSLFNTNFDDCMSTHFQPNVRLKAETYELQESNVRLKLTVVNTVGFGDQINKDDSYQPIVDYIDAQFEAYLQEELKIKRALYNYHDTRIHVCLYFISPTGHSLKTLDLLTMKILDSKVNIIPIIAKADTVSKSELQRFKSKIMSELVSNGVQIYQFPTDDETVAKVNATMNGYLPFAVVGSVEEIKIGNKTVKARQYPWGIVQVENEHHCDFVKLREMLICTNMEDLREQTHMSHYELYRRCKLEQMGFRDTGPENKPVRMPDSKKTSRRESLQETYEAKRHEFLGELQQKEEEMRQMFVQRVKEKEALLKEAERELQVKFEHLKRLHQEERIRVEEKRKLLEDEIMAFNKRKAASDILQGRPLPATPTVGLKKDKDRKKDPGFRLELLCFDVRDQEVMNMQEEREKLERDRIHPREYHQ, from the exons AGTTGCCGATCCTTACCTTTGGCTGGTCATGTTGGTTTTGATAGTTTACCAGATCAGTTGGTGAACAAATCTATCCATCAGGGATTTTGCTTCAATATTCTCTGTATTG GTGAGACTGGAATTGGAAAATCAACTTTGATGGATAGCTTGTTTAATACCAATTTTGATGACTGTATGTCAACACATTTTCAGCCTAATGTAAGACTTAAAGCTGAGACTTATGAACTACAGGAAAGCAATGTTCGGTTGAAGTTGACAGTTGTAAATACTGTTGGATTTGGTGACCAGATAAACAAAGATGATAG CTATCAACCAATAGTGGATTACATAGATGCACAATTTGAGGCCTATCTCCAAGAAGAGCTGAAGATTAAACGTGCTTTATATAATTACCATGACACTCGCATCCATGTGTGCCTGTACTTTATATCACCCACGGGGCATTCTCTTAAAACTCTTGATTTATTAACCATGAAAATATTGGATAGCAAG GTGAATATTATTCCAATTATTGCCAAAGCAGATACAGTTTCTAAATCTGAACTACAGAGATTTAAGAGTAAAATTATGAGTGAACTGGTCAGTAACGGAGTCCAAATAtaccagtttccaacagacgatGAGACTGTTGCTAAAGTTAATGCCACCATGAAT GGATACTTGCCTTTTGCTGTAGTGGGGAGTGTGGAAGAGATAAAGATTGGAAACAAAACTGTAAAAGCTCGGCAGTATCCTTGGGGCATTGTACAAG TGGAGAATGAGCACCACTGTGATTTTGTGAAGCTCCGGGAAATGCTGATTTGTACAAACATGGAAGATCTGAGAGAGCAGACTCACATGAGCCACTATGAACTGTACCGGCGCTGCAAATTGGAACAGATGGGTTTCCGAGACACTGGTCCAGAAAACAAACCTGTAAG GATGCCAGATAGCAAAAAGACGTCTCGTAGAGAAAG TTTACAAGAGACATATGAAGCTAAGCGGCATGAATTCCTTGGTGAATTACAGCAGAAAGAAGAAGAGATGAGGCAAATGTTTGTTCAGAGAGTGAAGGAGAAAGAAGCACTGCTAAAAGAAGCTGAGCGAGAG CTACAAGTGAAATTTGAACACTTGAAACGGCTTCATCAAGAAGAGCGGATAAGGGTGGAGGAGAAAAGAAAGCTCTTGGAAGATGAAATTATGGCATTCAATAAAAGAAAGGCTGCTTCAGACATACTCCAAGGGAGGCCTCTTCCTGCTACCCCCACTGTTGGcttaaaaaaagataaagataGGAAAAA GGATCCAGGTTTTCGTCTTGAGCTCCTCTGTTTTGATGTCAGAGATCAGGAAGTTATGAATatgcaggaagagagagagaagttaGAAAGGGACAGAATCCATCCCAGGGAATACCATCAATAG